GCGAGACCAAAGGCAAGCTGGGAGAGGTCACCCTGTTGCACACGCTCGGCAAAATGGCCCCGGCGCGGGTGGTGGTGGTCGGGCTCGGGAAGCAAGAGAAATTCGGCGCAGATGCGGTCCGCACGGCGATGGCCGCGGCCTGCCGACACCTGCGCGGGATCTCGGTTGAGCGAATCGCCACCATCGTCCACGGCGCCGGCGTCGGCGGCCTGGACGCGCGGCAGGCGGCCGAAGCGGTCACGGAGGGAGCGCTTCTCGGACTTTACAGGTTCGACAAGTACAAAACATCGGACGCCGCCACTCGCAAAGAGATCAAGGAGATCGAAATCGTCGAGGCCGATGCCGCAAAGATTGGAGAGATTGAAGCCGGCGTCACGCACGGACGGATGCTCGCTGAGGCCACCGTGTTCGCCCGGGACATGATTAACGAACCCGGGAATGTGATGACCCCGACCCGGATGGCGGAGCGCGCGCTGGAGGTCTCCCGCGAGGCCAGCCTGGGGCTCGATGTTATTGAGCGGCCGCGCATGAAGGAGCTCGGCATGGGCGCCTTCCTGGGCGTCGCACAGGGTAGCGTGGAGCCGCCGAAGCTCATTGTGCTCAAGTACACCGGCGATCCTGAAAACCCGACCAACAACCTCGGACTGCTTGGCAAGGGAATAACCTTCGACAGCGGCGGCATATCAATCAAGCCGTCCGAAAACATGGGCGATATGAAGGGCGACATGGCAGGCGGTGCCGCGGTTATCTCTGCAATGAAGGTCATTGGTCGCCTCAAGCCGCGCATCAACGTGTATGCGATTGTCCCCGCGACCGAGAACATGCCCGGCGGCCGGGCCCAGCGCCCAGGCGATATCGTTAAGACGATGAACGGCAAGACGATAGAAATCGACAATACGGACGCCGAGGGCCGCCTCGTTCTCGCCGACGCCATGGCGTACGCGCGATCGCTCGGCATTGAGCGTATCGTCGACGTGGCAACGCTCACCGGCGCGATGATCATCGGCCTCGGCAAGGTCTGCACCGGTGTGTTCGGCAACAACCAGCAGCTCATCGACAGCGTGCTGGAGGCGGGGAAGCAGACCGGAGAGCGCATGTGGCAGCTTCCGATGTTCGACGACTACAAGGACCAGTACAAGAGCGAGTGGGCGGATATCAAGAACACGGGCGGCCGCCCGGCCGGGTCCATCACCGGCGCGCACATCATCGGCGAGTTCGCGGCGGGCGCGGCATGGGCCCACCTGGACATCGCGGGCACTTCAATGGCAGACGGTGTTACGGGGACCAACGTCAAGGGCGCAACCGGCGTCATGGTGCGCTCGCTTGCGCAGCTGGCGGTCAATCTTGGACGCTCCTGACGCTCATTTTGCAGGGCAGCGCTGTCAATGCTCAATGACTTTGTCAGTCTTACTGCTCAGTGATTTTGTCAGTACGACTGGTTTTTGTTGAATCAGTCTCGATCTCCAAGGGTGATCTGGACCCGGCTTTCGATCCTTGGGC
This region of SAR202 cluster bacterium genomic DNA includes:
- a CDS encoding leucyl aminopeptidase translates to MDIRVVAGDITARPAAAIIVNLFEGVASPGGAAGAVDSALGGAIAALIADGETKGKLGEVTLLHTLGKMAPARVVVVGLGKQEKFGADAVRTAMAAACRHLRGISVERIATIVHGAGVGGLDARQAAEAVTEGALLGLYRFDKYKTSDAATRKEIKEIEIVEADAAKIGEIEAGVTHGRMLAEATVFARDMINEPGNVMTPTRMAERALEVSREASLGLDVIERPRMKELGMGAFLGVAQGSVEPPKLIVLKYTGDPENPTNNLGLLGKGITFDSGGISIKPSENMGDMKGDMAGGAAVISAMKVIGRLKPRINVYAIVPATENMPGGRAQRPGDIVKTMNGKTIEIDNTDAEGRLVLADAMAYARSLGIERIVDVATLTGAMIIGLGKVCTGVFGNNQQLIDSVLEAGKQTGERMWQLPMFDDYKDQYKSEWADIKNTGGRPAGSITGAHIIGEFAAGAAWAHLDIAGTSMADGVTGTNVKGATGVMVRSLAQLAVNLGRS